A single genomic interval of Stieleria maiorica harbors:
- the hpt gene encoding hypoxanthine phosphoribosyltransferase yields the protein MRILLDENQLQAGVERLATEIDRFYGEKRPLTVIAVMTGSLVLFADLIRRLSMPQRVGVIQASSYRGGTESGSLEVNANMLIDVKDRDVLLVDDIFDTGRTLDRLSGMIKDLGAKSTKTAVLLHKHREHAVSLRPDFVAFEIPDEFVVGYGLDYMDMYRNLPYLAVLETHEIEATEHKSKQ from the coding sequence ATGCGTATTTTGCTTGATGAAAACCAGTTGCAGGCCGGCGTCGAACGGCTCGCGACCGAGATCGATCGTTTTTATGGGGAAAAACGCCCGCTGACGGTGATCGCCGTGATGACCGGCAGCTTGGTCCTGTTTGCCGACCTGATCCGACGCCTGTCGATGCCGCAACGAGTTGGCGTGATCCAGGCGTCGAGTTATCGTGGGGGGACCGAATCGGGTAGCCTGGAGGTCAACGCCAACATGCTGATCGATGTCAAAGACCGCGACGTTCTGCTGGTCGATGACATTTTTGACACCGGCCGGACGCTGGATCGGCTGTCCGGCATGATCAAGGATTTGGGGGCCAAGTCGACCAAGACGGCGGTGCTGTTGCACAAACATCGCGAACATGCCGTCTCGCTCCGCCCGGATTTCGTCGCCTTTGAAATCCCCGATGAGTTTGTCGTCGGCTATGGATTGGATTACATGGACATGTATCGCAACCTGCCCTACCTGGCTGTCTTGGAAACGCACGAGATCGAAGCGACCGAGCACAAATCGAAACAGTGA